Proteins found in one Pseudochaenichthys georgianus chromosome 13, fPseGeo1.2, whole genome shotgun sequence genomic segment:
- the rab38a gene encoding ras-related protein Rab-38: MQNNHTKEHLFKILVIGDLGVGKTSIIKRYVHQNFSPNYRATIGVDFALKVLNWDQETVRLQLWDIAGQERFGNMTRVYYREAMGAFIVFDVTRPASFEAITKWKEDLDSKLSLANGKHVATVLLANKCDQGGDVLTNNGIKMEQFCQENGFVGWYETSAKENINIDEAANCLVKHIIASENDMLQAEVPDTITPQLENDKGRTCSSCFRSQ, from the exons ATGCAGAACAACCACACCAAGGAGCATCTCTTTAAGATTCTCGTTATAGGGGACCTCGGGGTTGGAAAGACCAGCATCATCAAGCGGTATGTGCATCAAAACTTCAGCCCCAACTATCGAGCCACCATCGGGGTGGACTTCGCCCTCAAAGTCCTCAACTGGGACCAGGAGACGGTGCGCCTGCAGCTGTGGGACATCGCAG GTCAGGAGAGGTTTGGCAATATGACCCGTGTGTACTACCGCGAGGCCATGGGTGCCTTTATTGTGTTTGACGTCACAAGGCCCGCCTCCTTTGAGGCCATCACCAAATGGAAGGAGGACTTGGATTCCAAACTGTCCCTTGCCAATGGGAAACATGTAGCCACTGTGCTTTTGGCCAACAAATGTGACCAGGGTGGGGACGTACTGACCAATAATGGAATAAAGATGGAGCAGTTCTGCCAGGAGAACGGCTTTGTGGGATGGTACGAGACATCTGCTAAG GAAAACATCAACATCGATGAAGCGGCTAACTGCCTGGTGAAACACATCATTGCCAGTGAGAACGACATGCTCCAAGCTGAAGTACCCGACACCATCACCCCGCAGCTGGAGAATGACAAAGGCAGGACATGCTCCTCCTGCTTCAGATCCCAGTGA